AATTTTTCGCATCATTTACTCCTATTGTTCCATTAACTAATGTTATAACACTTTCTTTCGGTTTATCAACTCCTTTTCCCTCCGATACTTTAACTATCCCTTTCAATGCTTTATATACTTTCTCTAATACAGCTTCACTTGCTAATACTTTTTTTTGGTATCGCTTCCTACTTCACCTAAATATAGTATAATAGTACAATAAATTTTATTTTAAAATAGCAAAGTTAAATAATAAAAATGAATTTATGGGTTTTATAAATATTGTTAATTTAGATACCGATAATAAAAACAAAAAATTTAAAAAAATATTCAGTAAATATTTAATTAATTACAGACTAAAATTTAAGAAAAAGAGCATGCTAAAATTATATACACTTACTACAGAAAGATAAAGATAATATTAAAATACATTTGAAATTCACCCACAGAGTTTTCATTAATCAATGATATTATTTATAAATAAGAAAGTAATATATATTTCGCTAAATTCAAGTAAAAAAACATCAAAGATAATTTAATTATTTACCAACAAGTAAATAGTAAAATATAAAAATAAAAATTCAGAAATTAAATCTAAAAAAAATAGAAAGTATTGTCATAAAGATATAAAATAAAGATAATGGAAAAATATATCATACAAATGATTATGAAAGATTTATTTTTATTAATACAAATAACAATAAAAGAAAAATTTCTTATATTGTTTAGAAAACATTTTAACTAGGAGAAGATAGTTATATTGAATTTATTTTCTATAAAAAAAGATAAAACGATAGGATTTTAAAGAACATTTATGAACATAGAAACCCAATACAAACATCATAACAAGATATAAAGATAATGATATTATGAAAGCTATACATTTTTAAAATAAGAAATTGTCAACTGGAGGTCTTATAAAGAAATGAATCAAAAAAAAACGGAAATAATTACAATTTCAAATATCAAAGGTGGTGTTGGGAAGAGCGTCCTAACCATTATTTTTAGTTACATCTTAAAAGATATTGGAAAAAAAGTTTTAATTGTAGATTTAGATCCCCAAAATAGTCTCACTAGTTATTTTATAAAATCAATAAAAAACTTAGAAATCAATAATATATATGAATTCTTAAAAGAAAATATTGATTTAAATTTTGATAAATATCTAAATAGAATAAATGATAATATATGTCTCATCCCATCTCATCCCAATTTACATCTTTTTAATCAGCAAGTAGACTCGTATAAAGTGCTTTCTTTAAAGCATAGATTAAAAAGGTTTTTACCCAACTATGATTTTGATTATATTTTAATTGATACTCCACCTAATTTGGATTCACTTTTGGATAATGCATTACATATTACAGATAAACTTGTTGTACCTATTCAAGTCGAAAGATTTTCGGTTGAAAGTTTATCCATATTGATGAAATATATTTCAAAAATTTCTATGTATATAGATAAGGATATCGATATATCAATAGTAGAAAATCAATTTATCAAGAATAGAAATACTTTCAAAGACATAGAAAATGTAATTCAAGAAAAATATGGTTATTTAATTAAAGGAAAAATTCATTTCACTAATAAAATAAAGGTCTTTACAAATAACTTACAAGAACCCAGTCATAAAGAAATTTATTACCAGGAATGTATGGATTGTTTAAGTAATATATTAAAAATTAAAATTTAATTTTTATAATTAGCAAGAACAGAATCGTTCGATATTGAACGATTCTGTTCAAAGGAGTTTTACAGGTGTCAAAAAATACGATTGTTTTAAATGATAGAGAGAAAGGTTTGATAAATCTTTCTCAAGAAGAAGAATATGAAAATTACAAACTTGCTCTAAAAAAAAGTATGATTAATGATATTGAAAATAAAATCCAAATAATGGAAATTTTATACAATATAAAAACCAAAAATCTTTATCTTATCGATGGCTATAAAAGTTTTGAGACCTTTATCAATAAATTTTTGATCAAAAAAACTCAGGCATATTCATATTTAAAAATATATGAATACGTATTAAAAGGTGATTTAAGTATAAATGATATCAAACAAAGGGGAGTGGTAGATGTTTATAAAAGTATAAAATCAAATGAGACTGCTAAACAAAAATCAAAAGTAAATTTAATAAAACCATTAAGATTTCAACTTAAAACAGAACAAGCTTATAAATTTTATAAAGAAAATCCTAAACTTACAAGTTTTATCTTGGAAGAAATTTTTTACAATGATCGAAAAATTTTAGAACAATTAAAACTCAAGTATAGAAATTTCAAAAATGATTGATTTTATTGTAAATTTGACATAGCTTAATGTTAATGATTTAAATATTTATACCCATCTTATGTTGGTTAAATATAAAACTTTAAGTTTCTATTATTCAATCTGCTCAAAAAAATTAACAAAAGCTTGGTTTTTTGTTTTTCAATTTATTAACTTACACCTTTTTTTATTATATTTTTCATATAACAACAATAATAAAAAATAAAGAATTTAAGATAACAAAAAGGATGATATATACAATGACATTAACATTTGATACTAGCAAGAAATTGAATTTTTATATATAATTAAAAAAATAAAGTCTAATAGAAATAGAATCTAATTAGACTAAAGGTCCAAAGCTCGTTTATTAAACGAAATCTAAACTTTGGATACTATAAAAAACCAATATGTTAATGGTAACAGAAAACACTAAAAATTTCAAATCTAAAAACCCAAAAGGTCAAATAAATGCAATATTAAAAAGCTTTATAAAACTAAATATTAACAAAAACTCCTACACTAATAAAAAAATACGAATATCACAAGTTAAACTACAAATAATCAAAATGCTTAAACGACACAACAGATTGATTAAAGTTTACTGGGCGATAAATACTAAAAATACAAATTATAAACAATCAATGGGAATTGAAGAATATTCAGCATGTGATATCCAAAAAATAGTACTTAAATTATTAGAAAATGATGCTGCAAAAAAAGTATGTAAACGCACACTTGAAAGAGATGTAAAACTATTAAATGAAATGGGATTGATAAAATCTAAAATTAGAAAACTTGGTGAACAAAAAGGAAGTATTGCTTACTATGTACAAAACATGGAACTTGCTCATGTACACAAAGATATAATCCTAGAATACCTCATACAATTACTTACAGAAAATTTACATGATAAAAAAATCATCGGTGATTTTGATGCAGACATAAAAAATACAACTTTCAATTACACAAATCTTGAAAAGTTTGGAATACTATCTAAATTCAAAGAATGTAAAAGTCTCATCAAAATGTCGCATGTAAAAAGACCGGACGTTATTAATAAAGCTAATATAAGCAATATAAATAAAGAGAATTCTAAGAATTCTTTAAAGAAAAACTCTGCAAAAAGTCTTTCATGTAAAAAACCAAAAAACGTTGAACAAAAAAGTGAAAAAGTTCAATTTAAACGAATTGGCGTAAAAACTAGACTGACAGATGTGCACAGAATAAGTAAAAACTATATGCAACAGGTGAAAGATCTGAGCAACAACGATTCTACGTACATAAACGCCCTGCTAAATTTGGAGACTGCCATAAATGAGTATGGGAAAGAATATGACATCGAAGATATTTTGAAACACTTTCTAAAGCAATTTGGCAACAGGTACAAGTACAAAGTGTGGATGATGATGA
The window above is part of the Borrelia hispanica CRI genome. Proteins encoded here:
- a CDS encoding ParA family protein, which gives rise to MNQKKTEIITISNIKGGVGKSVLTIIFSYILKDIGKKVLIVDLDPQNSLTSYFIKSIKNLEINNIYEFLKENIDLNFDKYLNRINDNICLIPSHPNLHLFNQQVDSYKVLSLKHRLKRFLPNYDFDYILIDTPPNLDSLLDNALHITDKLVVPIQVERFSVESLSILMKYISKISMYIDKDIDISIVENQFIKNRNTFKDIENVIQEKYGYLIKGKIHFTNKIKVFTNNLQEPSHKEIYYQECMDCLSNILKIKI
- a CDS encoding chromosome replication/partitioning protein translates to MSKNTIVLNDREKGLINLSQEEEYENYKLALKKSMINDIENKIQIMEILYNIKTKNLYLIDGYKSFETFINKFLIKKTQAYSYLKIYEYVLKGDLSINDIKQRGVVDVYKSIKSNETAKQKSKVNLIKPLRFQLKTEQAYKFYKENPKLTSFILEEIFYNDRKILEQLKLKYRNFKND
- a CDS encoding plasmid maintenance protein gives rise to the protein MLMVTENTKNFKSKNPKGQINAILKSFIKLNINKNSYTNKKIRISQVKLQIIKMLKRHNRLIKVYWAINTKNTNYKQSMGIEEYSACDIQKIVLKLLENDAAKKVCKRTLERDVKLLNEMGLIKSKIRKLGEQKGSIAYYVQNMELAHVHKDIILEYLIQLLTENLHDKKIIGDFDADIKNTTFNYTNLEKFGILSKFKECKSLIKMSHVKRPDVINKANISNINKENSKNSLKKNSAKSLSCKKPKNVEQKSEKVQFKRIGVKTRLTDVHRISKNYMQQVKDLSNNDSTYINALLNLETAINEYGKEYDIEDILKHFLKQFGNRYKYKVWMMMKRTDGVINDYEIIWEGRFKDWYSHKYKKNYTTTKEKYGERIRLASKNFEFNASKNVKDEEEEKREKEKAEKERKLQLKRQQEYIEKLFRQEEQERRERIRRREEEKAKLRMEVREEIRSYIGSIENSDSSDDIANLYPLYEESRGDNITIRPPRSQINTNFEGLKTIRGLSLASLGIMLSYQEQDPDKDKILMHNAKGEMI